AGCTTTTGCAAAGGGATTGTGTAGGGGTTATCCTCCCCAATAGGAACAAAGGGCGTTGTGTCGGCATAGAACGAAAGTACGTTGTCAGGATGAAATACTTCGGATTGGCCGCAGCGAAGGGTCACCTCATCTAGTTCATTCATTCGGCCGATAATACTGGCCATTTTTATTTTTTGTACAGCCAAATAGCACCACTCCTTTCGTTAAAAATCAGAAAAAGCTAACAGCTTCTTTATTTCCTCCGGCGGGAGATGATAGCGGATTCCCTCTACAATGTTAATGATGTCCATCAGCTCAATCTGCATATAAAAGATATAAGACAACATAACAACCGATGCGTGTACTGAAAAATGAATGCTGTGGCGGCAGGTTTTGTACAAAGCACGCTCTGCCAGCTGATCTGCAAAATTGTACTGAATCTTGCCGGTTTTTTTGCCGATTCTCGTCTGGGCCAGAATCGAGCGTACCTCCCCGGCGTCCCGAGCCTGAATCATTTTTTCAATTTCAACTTTATTGAGGGATCCGAACGGAAGAAGGTTGCTGCGAATGTAATCCGGGCCGGCCTGAAAATACGTTTTAAAGCGAAGAACGCGGGCAAAGTTATTCAGATCGAGATAAAGGTCTACAATCTCTTTCAGATCCTTTTTCATGCCCTTAAGACGCTGATGCTCAATCATCTCGTACAGTTGGCTGTATAGATAGGTGTACAGGGCATTTTCTGCGGCGGTAAAGTCAAACGAATTGTCGTAGGCGGGGCGGAAAGGCTCGATCAGCGCCTGATACGGCGTGTGTGCCAAAGCGGCAATGACGCCGTCAAAGGTTTCTGCGCCTGAAAGCCGGACAAGATCAACGTGCGAATGCAGAGCCAGAGGGGCCGGCATGGAGAAGAAATATTCCTTTGTCATATCGGCGTTCAGAAGAAGCAGAGCATTTAAAATCTGCTCCACTTCGCTGCGCTGCAGCAAATAAGTAGCCAATGCGTCCCGGATGGAAATTTCATAACGGCACAAAGAAGCCGAATCAGAAAGAAGCTTTTGCTTCAGTCGGTTTTCCAGCTGGCCGCGGTGCACTTCTCCGTCGTTAATACCCGCCAGCACCTTGTCGTAATCGGTGTTTGCGGCAAGGTACCGGGCGATTTCCGTAACGCTTTTGCAATTGAGCATCTCCTGATAATTCTGTGCATTCAGTCTGCGTCCATACATCGCGCGGGCTTTTGCCGAAACTACATTAGAAGAGAGCTGGGAAAGCATGAAATCACTCTCCTATCACATTGCGGGTAATCGTATCAACCCATTTTTCGCCGCTCTGCGCATACAGCTGATCCAACTGTTCCGTCAGGGCCTGATAATGATGCTCTTTTACCTGCCATGCTTTTTCTGCAGCGGCCTGCTCAAGCGGTCTGTTCTTTTCGATTCGGGCTCTCGCTCTGGCCAGGTATCGTGTCCGGATGTCTTCTCGTGTTTGAGAGACTTCCTTTTCCGTGTCGATTTTTTGCCGCTGGGCGGCGTCCGTGATCTGTCTGGCCTTCTCGTCCATTTCGATGATCTGCTTCAGCATATCGTTCATAATGACCGCACCTCCTTGATAAATAAAATCTATGTTTCACATATTTCTCAGAAATCACATGCACAATTATAGCTCGCTCGTCACAAATATACAACTTATATTTTGACAAAATTTTTGCTTGTGACACATTTACTCAATAAAAATCAAAAAGATTTGATGCATTTTAGACAGAATCAGTTCTTCAGACTCTGCAGCGGTGCGGGAATACGTCCACCACGCTGAATAAAGCGCTGTGGGGAATAGCGGTTTACCTCCATAACAGGGCCGCCGCCCAGAAGGCCGCCAAAATTCAGCTCTTCGCCTACTCCTTTACCAATAGCAGGGATCAGACGGACGGCAGTGGTCTTGCTGTTAACCATACCGATCGCGGCTTCGTCGGCGATAATGCCCGAAATCACTTCGGCCGGAGTGTCTCCGGGAATGACGATCATGTCCAGGCCGACGGAGCAGACCGCGGTCATGGCCTCGAGCTTGTTCAGCGACAGAGAGCCGCGGCGTGCGGCTTCAATCATACCGGCATCCTCGGTAACGGGGATAAATGCGCCGGACAGGCCGCCAACATGAGAGGATGCCATGATGCCACCCTTTTTCACAGCGTCGTTCAGCAAGGCCAGGGCGGCGGTTGTGCCGTGTGCACCGCAGGCCTCAAGGCCCATTTCCTCCAGAATGTAAGCAACAGAGTCGCCAACAGCGGGGGTGGGAGCCAGAGAAAGATCGACGATGCCAAAGGGGACGAACAGCCGGCGGGAGGCTTCCTGTGCGACCAGCTGGCCCATACGGGTAATTTTAAACGCGGTCTTTTTGATCAGGTCGGCAATCCCGGTAATGTCGCAGTCCCCTGCCTTGGCCAGCGCGGCGCGAACCACGCCGGGGCCAGATACACCTACGTTGATCACGCAGTCCGGCTCGCCGGGGCCATGAAAGGCACCCGCCATAAAGGGATTATCCTCCGGCGCATTGCAGAAAACCACCAGCTTGGCCGCTCCAATACAGTCGCGGTCGGCTGTTTTTTCCGCGCATTCGCGGATGACACGTCCCATTTTGCCGACAGCATCCATGTTGATTCCTGCCTTGGTGGTTCCCACGTTGACGGAGGAGCAGACAAAGTCGGTAGTGCTGAGAACCTCGGGGATGCTTTCAATCAGCGCGTAATCTCCCGGTCCAAAGCCTTTGTGGACTAGAGCAGAATAACCGCCGATAAAATTGACGCCCACCTCTTTGGCAGCACGGTCCAAAGCCTGGGCAAAATGTGCCGGACTTTTTGAGGGACACGCCGCTGCAATCATCGAGATGGGTGTAACAGATATGCGTTTGTTAATGATCGGGATGCCGTAATCCTTGGTAATATCTTCGCCGGTCCTCACCAGGTTGCTGGCGTAGCGGCAGATTTTATCGTACACCTTGTCGCAGGCAGCTTTTTGGTCAGAATCCACGCAGTCCAGCAGCGAGATTCCCATGGTGATGGTGCGTACATCCAGATTTTCATTGTCAATCATATTAATCGTTTCTAGTATATCGTGGGAATTAATCATGAAAGCGGTCCTTTCTATATATATAATAGCGCTTTTTAGGCATGTTTGTTTCATTCGAACGGGCCCGGCCTAATCAGATTCGGTGCATGGAGTTGAAAATATCCTCGTGCATGGTGTGAATCGTCAGGTTCATGTTTGTTCCCAGTTCAGTCAGGCGGTCAGCCAGATCACTAAAGGGAATGGAGCTTTTGGAAATATCCACCATCATAATCATGGCGAACATATCTTGCAGAACAGACTGGGTCACTTCGATCACGTTTACTTGGTTTTCGGCACAGATGTTAGAAACGCGGGCGAGAATCCCCACCATATCCTTGCCAAGTACAGTAATTACAGCGCGCATGCGGTTGCCTCCTAAAATAAAGAAATTCCAATTAAACTTGGGTTTTAATGCATCTCAATTATGAATTAGAAACACCGGTATGTCAAGACGTTTTCGGCGGTAAGCGCTTTTCGGAATAACAATTGTGTCTAAATTTCGACTATGAAAAAATTTAAAGGAAAAACTGTCTTTTTCCCCTGATTTATGCTAAGATAATAAAAATCGTCAAGAATTGCCTCCTGTACCTGTGATTCAAAAGAGAAGTGCTGGTAGTTTTTTTCCGCTTATAGCGGAGGAAAGATACCAAAATAGGATTCACTGTTTTTATTGGAGAATACGTATCAGGTGAGGCATTCAGGAACTGGAGGCGGCAAAGCTTTGAAATACAGATACTTTTCTGATTGTCATATGCATAGCGATTGCTCCCGCGACGCAGAGGATCCGGCCGTAATGATGTGTGAGGCTGCGGAGCGCCAGGGCCTGTATGCCGTAGCTCTGACGGATCATTGCGAGTGCAATGACTATTATAAGGAAGAATACGATCGTTCCATGAGACAGTCCTATTTTGAGGCAAAAAAGGCCGCTGCGGTTTTTCAGGGCAGGCTGCGTGTCTATACGGGCGTTGAGCTTGGCCAGCCTCTGCAGGATTTGAAGGCGGCTCAGGATGTTCTTTCTGCCTGCAGTTTTGACTTTGTTCTGGCATCCCTTCATAATCTGGCCAGTATGGAGGATTTTTATTTTTTGGATTATGATCATCTGGATATTAACGAGCTGCTCACGCGCTATTTTGACGAGCTGCTCGAAATGGTGCGCTGGAACGGTTTTGATTCTTTAGCGCATTTAACCTACCCTTACCGGTATATTGTGGGTGACAGGGGCATTTCGGCCCCGCTTTACCCCAATTACGGCGAGCGTATCGACGAGATTCTCAGCCTGCTGGTTCAGAACCACAAGGCACTGGAGCTTAATACCTCCGGCCTGCGGCAGAAGCTGGGGCAGA
Above is a window of Faecalispora anaeroviscerum DNA encoding:
- a CDS encoding V0D/AC39 family V-type ATPase subunit, translating into MLSQLSSNVVSAKARAMYGRRLNAQNYQEMLNCKSVTEIARYLAANTDYDKVLAGINDGEVHRGQLENRLKQKLLSDSASLCRYEISIRDALATYLLQRSEVEQILNALLLLNADMTKEYFFSMPAPLALHSHVDLVRLSGAETFDGVIAALAHTPYQALIEPFRPAYDNSFDFTAAENALYTYLYSQLYEMIEHQRLKGMKKDLKEIVDLYLDLNNFARVLRFKTYFQAGPDYIRSNLLPFGSLNKVEIEKMIQARDAGEVRSILAQTRIGKKTGKIQYNFADQLAERALYKTCRHSIHFSVHASVVMLSYIFYMQIELMDIINIVEGIRYHLPPEEIKKLLAFSDF
- a CDS encoding PFL family protein, whose amino-acid sequence is MINSHDILETINMIDNENLDVRTITMGISLLDCVDSDQKAACDKVYDKICRYASNLVRTGEDITKDYGIPIINKRISVTPISMIAAACPSKSPAHFAQALDRAAKEVGVNFIGGYSALVHKGFGPGDYALIESIPEVLSTTDFVCSSVNVGTTKAGINMDAVGKMGRVIRECAEKTADRDCIGAAKLVVFCNAPEDNPFMAGAFHGPGEPDCVINVGVSGPGVVRAALAKAGDCDITGIADLIKKTAFKITRMGQLVAQEASRRLFVPFGIVDLSLAPTPAVGDSVAYILEEMGLEACGAHGTTAALALLNDAVKKGGIMASSHVGGLSGAFIPVTEDAGMIEAARRGSLSLNKLEAMTAVCSVGLDMIVIPGDTPAEVISGIIADEAAIGMVNSKTTAVRLIPAIGKGVGEELNFGGLLGGGPVMEVNRYSPQRFIQRGGRIPAPLQSLKN
- a CDS encoding ACT domain-containing protein, translating into MRAVITVLGKDMVGILARVSNICAENQVNVIEVTQSVLQDMFAMIMMVDISKSSIPFSDLADRLTELGTNMNLTIHTMHEDIFNSMHRI
- a CDS encoding histidinol-phosphatase HisJ family protein, which gives rise to MKYRYFSDCHMHSDCSRDAEDPAVMMCEAAERQGLYAVALTDHCECNDYYKEEYDRSMRQSYFEAKKAAAVFQGRLRVYTGVELGQPLQDLKAAQDVLSACSFDFVLASLHNLASMEDFYFLDYDHLDINELLTRYFDELLEMVRWNGFDSLAHLTYPYRYIVGDRGISAPLYPNYGERIDEILSLLVQNHKALELNTSGLRQKLGQTLPPPEVLRRFRQMGGQYVTVGSDAHRWGDIGSGVEAGLSLLLQAGFDRFTIYVGREPVLLPIE